A region from the Bosea sp. RAC05 genome encodes:
- the ndk gene encoding nucleoside-diphosphate kinase produces the protein MPIQRTFAIIKPDATRRHLTGAIVQLAEQAGLSPIALKRIRLTNAAAEAIYQEHAGQPWFGEQIDYMTSGPVVAVVFEGDEAVSRWRALMGPTDRTKAPEGTIRNLYALSYRENSVHGSDSPEAAAREIGLIFAGIEIV, from the coding sequence ATGCCGATCCAGCGCACCTTCGCCATTATCAAGCCCGATGCCACCCGCCGGCATCTGACCGGGGCCATCGTTCAGCTTGCCGAGCAGGCGGGTCTATCGCCTATCGCGTTGAAGCGCATTCGGCTCACCAATGCGGCGGCAGAGGCCATTTATCAGGAGCACGCCGGACAGCCATGGTTCGGCGAGCAGATCGATTACATGACCTCAGGACCCGTTGTCGCTGTGGTCTTCGAGGGAGACGAGGCGGTTTCCCGCTGGCGCGCGCTGATGGGCCCGACCGACCGCACCAAGGCGCCCGAGGGCACGATCCGCAACCTCTATGCCCTGTCCTATCGCGAAAACAGCGTGCACGGCTCTGACAGCCCCGAAGCGGCCGCGCGTGAAATCGGACTGATCTTCGCCGGCATCGAAATCGTCTGA
- a CDS encoding nucleotidyl transferase AbiEii/AbiGii toxin family protein, which produces MRKLPVDAPTALPAAERLARLARQMGLPADIVVREALQTRLISCLFRSSVSRQLALKGGMAMRSGYGSQRLTKDVDLQAGPSLPQAALRQAMAAAVDELRGTGLVDAIEFSMPKQTETVQRFKIGGRVAGGQSEIHLTVEISRRGLPSPELLRSMPLRTMDRMDGGGTMVEVYAPATMAASKVQALLAPNRTAARDLWDLNVLIMMRVETPAPLLAGLGAEGLDRALAELWPKLELLDYDLAKVQLTPYLPAAAVEQLTEEVWDEMRLRVQEHVEKWLREARDLAAGASP; this is translated from the coding sequence ATGCGCAAGCTCCCTGTCGATGCCCCCACCGCTCTTCCCGCTGCCGAGCGACTGGCACGCCTTGCCCGTCAGATGGGCCTCCCAGCCGATATCGTGGTGAGAGAGGCCCTCCAGACGCGGCTGATCTCGTGCCTGTTCCGATCATCTGTCTCGCGTCAGCTTGCACTGAAGGGCGGCATGGCGATGCGTTCGGGATACGGCAGTCAGCGGCTGACCAAGGATGTCGACCTGCAGGCGGGGCCGTCATTGCCCCAGGCTGCGCTGCGACAGGCCATGGCCGCTGCAGTGGATGAGTTGCGCGGCACAGGCCTGGTCGACGCCATCGAGTTTTCGATGCCCAAGCAGACTGAAACCGTTCAGCGCTTCAAGATTGGAGGACGCGTCGCCGGCGGCCAGAGCGAGATCCATCTCACGGTCGAGATCTCCCGGCGTGGGCTCCCTTCGCCTGAGCTGCTGCGATCAATGCCGCTACGGACCATGGACCGCATGGATGGCGGCGGAACGATGGTCGAAGTCTATGCCCCGGCCACGATGGCGGCATCGAAGGTTCAGGCCCTGCTGGCGCCCAATCGCACCGCGGCTCGCGATCTTTGGGATCTCAATGTCCTGATCATGATGCGCGTCGAAACCCCTGCCCCTCTCCTCGCAGGTCTCGGTGCTGAAGGTCTCGATCGCGCGCTCGCAGAGCTCTGGCCCAAGCTCGAACTGCTGGATTACGATCTGGCGAAGGTTCAGCTGACGCCCTACCTGCCCGCCGCTGCCGTCGAACAGTTGACCGAGGAAGTCTGGGATGAGATGCGCCTTCGGGTGCAGGAGCACGTTGAGAAGTGGCTCCGGGAAGCCCGCGATCTTGCGGCAGGAGCCTCACCTTGA